In Aedes albopictus strain Foshan chromosome 3, AalbF5, whole genome shotgun sequence, the following are encoded in one genomic region:
- the LOC134290641 gene encoding uncharacterized protein LOC134290641 yields MLMKGPDLLTPLLHVLYPYREREVAITADVKEMFHQLLVCEEDRSALLYLWRNSADLPLDTMVMDVAIFGASCSPTQAQFVKNMNAMEFEHQYPRATLAIIRRHYVDDYLDSVDTIDEAVELAAQVMEVHGQAGFHIRNWISNKEEFVRTIGEGNPAVVKHFTPGQESDGERLLGMIWQPTEDNFSFALNFRDDLKDILAGDVVPTKRQILRIVMSIYDPLGLVSTFVVHGKIMIQEMWRIKIGWDEKIPTNLFTRWQQWLIRLRGMDEIEVPRCYFPGYHPSSYDTLQLHIFVDASSEAYAAVAYFRIVDRGTVRCALVSSKTKVVPLQPLSTPRAELLAAVLGARLRKTIVDGHSLKIHQTHFWCDSSTVHSWITSDLRRYRQFVALRVNEILNLSTPEEWRWIPTHLNVADEATKWGKGPSFTADCRWYRAPQFLYEPEELWPGDQETRITETDEEVRPAYVGKHSLGQPLVLVERFSKWERLHRCVAYVLRFVNRVHPEWKTLGSTVNLTKEDLLEAERVLWRLVQHEAYPDEVNILKSKREGQRNQQKNVEKNSLLYKLSPIMDEHGIIRMNSRLSAAEFLPFDTRFPIILPKDSYITRLVVDWYHRDYKHANDETVINEIKQKFHISKLRGRLSFVKKNCSWCRVYKAVPTVPQMASLPPERLTPFVRPFSYVGIDYFGPYLVKIGRASVKRWVALFTCLTIRAIHLEIAATLSTDSCKKAIRRFIARRGAPLEVFTDNGTNFVGAGRELAEEIRNLNNELNSTFTNSHTQWRFNPPAAPHMGGCWERMVRSVKVALGSVPTLRKLDEESFWTMLAEAESMINSRPLTFVPLTTDSEECLTPNHFLMMSSKGVKQPVKDPICEKAALKDSWSTLQMVLDHFWKRWLLEYLPTITRRSKWFQDVRPIKAGELVIIADEKLRNHWTRGRVVRVYTGQDGVARKADVQTSGGVLQRAVAKLAVLDLEKADDAEAELQSSCGGGCSEKMQPSVPLNSATCSNVTIV; encoded by the coding sequence ATGCTGATGAAAGGTCCTGACCTGCTAACACCTCTGCTACATGTGTTGTATCCGTATCGCGAACGAGAGGTAGCCATCACAGCAGATGTGAAAGAAATGTTCCACCAACTTCTTGTGTGCGAGGAGGATCGTAGTGCTTTACTATACCTTTGGCGGAACTCTGCTGATTTACCATTGGACACGATGGTAATGGATGTGGCGATATTTGGAGCTTCATGTTCGCCCACGCAGGCACAATTTGTTAAAAACATGAACGCTATGGAATTCGAACACCAATATCCTAGAGCTACACTTGCGATAATACGGCGTCACTACGTAGACGACTATTTAGATAGTGTCGATACCATAGACGAAGCAGTAGAATTGGCCGCCCAAGTCATGGAGGTCCACGGTCAAGCCGGCTTTCATATTCGGAACTGGATATCCAACAAAGAGGAATTTGTGAGAACAATAGGAGAAGGTAATCCCGCAGTAGTGAAGCACTTTACTCCAGGCCAGGAGAGTGACGGTGAACGATTGCTAGGGATGATTTGGCAACCGACAGAGGACAACTTCTCATTTGCGTTAAACTTCCGTGACGATTTGAAAGACATCTTGGCTGGTGACGTTGTTCCAACGAAACGGCAAATACTCAGAATAGTCATGAGTATTTATGATCCACTGGGACTCGTTTCGACGTTCGTAGTTCATGGAAAGATAATGATCCAAGAAATGTGGAGAATCAAGATAGGCTGGGATGAAAAGATTCCAACAAATCTCTTCACTCGTTGGCAGCAATGGCTTATTCGACTGAGAGGAATGGACGAGATTGAAGTACCGCGCTGTTATTTTCCCGGCTATCACCCATCCAGCTACGACACGCTCCAGCTTCACATATTCGTCGACGCAAGTTCAGAAGCCTACGCTGCAGTTGCATATTTTAGAATCGTCGATCGTGGAACTGTTCGTTGCGCCTTGGTATCTTCTAAAACAAAGGTGGTGCCACTCCAACCACTATCAACGCCACGTGCCGAACTGCTTGCAGCGGTTCTAGGAGCTCGTTTACGGAAAACAATCGTAGACGGACATTCGTTGAAGATACATCAAACCCATTTTTGGTGTGACTCATCTACTGTACATTCGTGGATCACATCGGATCTTCGACGATATAGACAATTTGTTGCGCTAAGGGTCAACGAAATTCTCAACCTATCCACACCCGAGGAATGGAGGTGGATTCCAACCCACTTAAACGTTGCCGATGAGGCCACCAAATGGGGCAAGGGGCCTTCGTTCACCGCTGACTGCCGCTGGTATCGAGCTCCTCAGTTTCTGTACGAACCAGAAGAACTTTGGCCAGGAGATCAGGAGACTCGCATAACTGAAACGGATGAAGAAGTTCGTCCGGCGTATGTTGGGAAGCATTCCCTCGGGCAACCACTCGTGCTTGTTGAGCGTTTCTCAAAATGGGAGCGACTCCACAGATGCGTTGCGTATGTGTTACGGTTCGTCAATCGAGTTCATCCGGAATGGAAGACGCTGGGATCAACGGTGAATCTCACGAAGGAAGATTTACTGGAAGCGGAACGAGTGCTTTGGCGGTTGGTGCAACATGAAGCGTATCCCGATGAGGTcaacattttgaaatcaaaaagaGAGGGCCAACGAAATCAACAAAAGAATGTAGAGAAGAACAGTTTGTTGTACAAACTATCACCAATAATGGACGAGCATGGAATAATTCGCATGAACAGTCGCCTTTCTGCAGCCGAGTTCTTGCCCTTCGATACTCGATTTCCAATTATCCTTCCGAAGGACAGCTATATCACCCGCCTCGTTGTTGATTGGTATCACCGCGACTACAAACACGCAAATGACGAAACAGTCATTAACGAGATAAAACAAAAATTCCACATCTCGAAGTTGAGAGGGCGGTTGAGCTTCGTGAAGAAAAACTGCAGCTGGTGCCGCGTATATAAGGCAGTACCAACAGTACCGCAGATGGCATCACTTCCGCCGGAAAGGCTTACTCCGTTCGTCCGCCCCTTTTCCTATGTAGGAATAGACTATTTTGGGCCGTATCTGGTGAAAATAGGAAGAGCTTCAGTGAAACGCTGGGTGGCTCTTTTCACGTGTTTAACGATTAGAGCCATTCACTTGGAAATCGCTGCCACGTTGTCTACGGATTCCTGTAAAAAGGCTATTCGCCGATTCATTGCCCGGAGAGGTGCACCATTAGAAGTTTTCACAGACAACGGGACAAACTTCGTTGGAGCTGGTAGAGAGCTGGCAGAAGAGATAAGGAATTTGAACAATGAGTTGAATAGTACCTTCACGAATAGCCATACACAATGGAGGTTCAACCCTCCTGCAGCTCCCCACATGGGAGGCTGCTGGGAGAGAATGGTGCGCTCGGTGAAGGTAGCACTCGGCAGCGTACCTACATTGCGGAAACTTGACGAGGAATCCTTCTGGACCATGTTAGCTGAGGCCGAATCTATGATAAACTCTCGCCCACTCACATTTGTACCGCTTACAACTGATTCGGAAGAATGCTTGACCCCGAATCACTTCCTTATGATGAGCTCAAAGGGAGTTAAGCAACCTGTCAAAGATCCAATTTGCGAGAAAGCTGCTTTGAAAGACAGCTGGTCTACGTTACAGATGGTTCTGGATCACTTCTGGAAACGTTGGTTGTTGGAGTATCTACCGACCATCACACGACGGTCAAAATGGTTCCAAGATGTACGACCGATTAAGGCAGGTGAACTAGTGATAATTGCAGATGAGAAGCTTCGAAACCACTGGACAAGGGGGCGTGTCGTCCGTGTGTATACAGGGCAAGATGGAGTGGCAAGGAAAGCGGATGTGCAAACAAGTGGAGGAGTCCTGCAACGTGCTGTGGCGAAACTAGCTGTGCTAGATCTTGAAAAGGCTGATGACGCAGAAGCGGAACTTCAGTCGTCATGCGGGGGAGGATGTTCCGAAAAGATGCAGCCTAGTGTACCCCTCAATTCAGCAACATGCTCCAACGTCACAATTGTCTGA